A genomic stretch from Nitratidesulfovibrio sp. SRB-5 includes:
- a CDS encoding DUF3150 domain-containing protein, with protein MNDTILNCLMAINLDVNIWTARRKLTPADFGGADLPPDELASLGSKRICDPDKLKIFGTLKARAVNLLDRHGVRFLGGWGIPEEKAPVLVEELDRIRDEFLAARDTFLTRYDEAVRDWIARHGEWERIIADSTVSADYVRSRLGFRWQVYRIVPPAQNDVEPVAQGLAEEVRGLGRTLFDEVAKAATEAWHKCYAGRSEVTHKALSPLRTIHQKLAGLTFVEPRVAPVADLIGTAFANLPKRGRIQGAHLLMLQGLVALLRDPSALMEHGQRIMEGHRPSDLLDALLRQDGDTERGRITSAGEPEGEEDDMPDLGDDLAHDGIPREVMPDLQPVLPNCGLW; from the coding sequence ATGAACGACACCATCCTGAACTGCCTCATGGCCATCAACCTCGACGTGAACATCTGGACCGCCCGGCGCAAGCTGACCCCGGCGGACTTCGGCGGCGCGGACCTGCCGCCGGATGAACTTGCCTCGCTCGGCAGCAAGCGCATCTGCGATCCCGATAAACTGAAGATATTCGGAACGCTCAAGGCGCGCGCGGTGAACCTGCTCGACCGCCACGGCGTCCGCTTTCTCGGCGGTTGGGGCATTCCGGAGGAAAAAGCCCCCGTTCTTGTGGAAGAACTCGACCGCATTCGGGACGAATTCCTGGCAGCCAGGGATACCTTCCTCACCCGGTACGATGAAGCCGTTCGGGACTGGATAGCCCGGCACGGCGAGTGGGAGCGCATCATCGCTGACTCCACGGTCAGCGCGGACTACGTGCGCAGTCGCTTGGGCTTTCGTTGGCAGGTATACCGAATCGTGCCGCCAGCCCAGAACGATGTGGAACCGGTCGCCCAGGGATTGGCGGAAGAGGTGCGCGGGCTTGGCCGGACCCTGTTCGACGAGGTGGCCAAGGCCGCCACCGAGGCCTGGCACAAGTGCTACGCGGGCCGCAGCGAAGTGACCCACAAGGCGCTGTCCCCCCTGCGGACCATCCACCAGAAGCTGGCCGGACTCACCTTCGTGGAACCGAGGGTGGCCCCGGTGGCCGACCTCATCGGTACGGCCTTCGCCAACCTGCCCAAGCGGGGCAGGATACAAGGGGCGCACCTGCTCATGTTGCAAGGACTGGTGGCCCTGCTGCGTGACCCCTCCGCGCTCATGGAGCATGGGCAGCGGATCATGGAGGGGCATCGTCCGTCCGATCTGCTGGATGCCTTGTTGCGGCAGGATGGGGACACGGAGAGAGGACGGATAACGTCCGCAGGCGAACCCGAAGGAGAGGAAGACGACATGCCCGACCTTGGGGACGATCTTGCGCATGATGGCATCCCCCGCGAGGTCATGCCCGACCTGCAACCCGTCCTGCCCAATTGCGGGTTGTGGTAG
- a CDS encoding ERF family protein, protein MDSLQYTSPEVTDLAKALIAVQHTLQPAIKDRENPFAKSRYATLNSVMDSCRDALLANGIWVTQYPVPAEAGRLGLVTKLTHAESGQWQSSLLVMPLPKTDPQGYGSAMTYARRYALSAMLGMVTEDDDDGEAASRDRPARQKTPRQPRPQQPSVVSAQQATPAAPPPQPKPAETAHPALASLPRLDGVTYTTATAQDGRLCILASGNTSARKQLLSAAGFKWNAERKVWWRYAETA, encoded by the coding sequence ATGGACAGCCTTCAGTACACCTCCCCTGAGGTCACCGACCTCGCCAAGGCCCTCATTGCCGTCCAACACACCCTGCAACCGGCCATCAAGGATCGTGAGAACCCGTTCGCCAAGTCCCGCTACGCAACTCTCAATTCCGTCATGGATTCCTGCCGGGATGCACTGCTGGCCAACGGCATCTGGGTGACCCAGTACCCGGTTCCGGCCGAGGCCGGGCGCCTTGGCCTTGTCACCAAGCTCACGCATGCCGAATCCGGCCAGTGGCAGTCGTCGCTGCTGGTCATGCCCCTGCCCAAGACCGATCCGCAGGGGTACGGCAGCGCCATGACCTACGCCCGCCGGTACGCGCTTTCGGCCATGCTCGGCATGGTGACAGAAGACGATGATGACGGGGAGGCCGCATCCCGCGACAGGCCCGCACGGCAGAAAACGCCTCGCCAGCCACGGCCTCAGCAGCCTTCAGTCGTCTCAGCCCAACAAGCCACGCCCGCAGCCCCTCCACCTCAGCCCAAGCCCGCAGAAACAGCACATCCAGCCCTGGCGTCACTGCCGCGGCTGGATGGAGTAACCTACACGACGGCCACCGCCCAGGATGGCCGTCTTTGCATTCTGGCGTCGGGCAACACGTCTGCCCGCAAGCAACTGCTCTCGGCTGCCGGGTTCAAATGGAACGCCGAGCGCAAAGTCTGGTGGCGGTACGCCGAGACCGCCTGA
- a CDS encoding cobaltochelatase CobT-related protein yields the protein MLDTRAVMRSLPLVGSVLGRKYDVTVTIGGTEAYTDGSAIHLPALPVDAPDTFLALARGYIDHEAAHLRDTDFAALKAANLTPLEHHAWNIIEDWRVENRLVAAFPGCRGNFDWLIEHFFGDKATGTIDDPAALFLNWLLLTVRAWDVPVIGKRRDTIAARLNKLCPGLLTRMACAVEAVRTSCASTDEAIVHARAIVAELGKAAQTPPPASGMNPDANQTGSAPEGGSGNGNQPTASPWERIRNLLHAQEDDLPQEFGAILGEALKREAPASDGQPVNVATVTHKVSWDLHPDDIAEAKRASTALRTRLHGLLQATTVSRTHGARSGRLDPRRLHRIATDDARVFMRKGTRVGINTAVHLLLDCSGSMTPNIRLASTACHAVASALETVGINVAITAFPASHDPTSTEQKTVGRLVRHGQKVHPRLKVAAVGTTPLAESLWWVMQEMLPLREARKLILLLTDGDPDTPTCALEAIRHAERLGFEVYAIGIGAVNILQHLPGRHRTINTMAELVPAMFGLLQGALVGRHRA from the coding sequence ATGCTGGACACACGCGCCGTGATGCGCTCGCTGCCGCTGGTGGGGAGCGTGCTCGGCAGGAAATACGATGTCACCGTGACCATCGGAGGCACGGAGGCCTACACGGACGGTAGCGCGATCCATCTCCCCGCCCTGCCTGTAGACGCGCCCGACACCTTTCTCGCACTGGCTCGTGGCTATATCGATCATGAGGCCGCCCACCTGCGGGATACCGACTTCGCGGCGCTGAAGGCCGCGAACCTTACCCCGCTTGAGCACCATGCCTGGAACATCATCGAGGACTGGAGGGTGGAAAACCGTCTGGTCGCCGCCTTTCCTGGCTGCCGGGGAAACTTCGACTGGCTCATCGAACACTTCTTCGGCGACAAGGCAACTGGTACAATAGACGACCCTGCGGCTCTGTTCCTGAACTGGCTGCTACTCACAGTCAGGGCATGGGATGTGCCCGTCATCGGAAAGCGGCGCGACACCATCGCAGCCCGTCTCAACAAACTCTGCCCTGGGTTGCTTACCCGCATGGCCTGTGCTGTGGAAGCGGTGCGCACCTCGTGCGCATCAACAGACGAGGCCATTGTCCATGCGCGGGCCATTGTCGCGGAACTGGGCAAGGCCGCGCAAACGCCGCCACCCGCGTCAGGTATGAATCCGGACGCCAATCAAACTGGGAGCGCCCCGGAGGGTGGGTCTGGCAATGGCAACCAGCCTACGGCATCGCCATGGGAACGGATACGGAACCTGCTGCACGCCCAGGAGGACGACCTTCCGCAGGAATTCGGGGCAATCCTTGGGGAGGCCCTGAAGCGTGAGGCTCCCGCCAGCGACGGTCAGCCCGTGAACGTGGCCACCGTTACCCACAAGGTAAGCTGGGACCTGCACCCCGACGACATCGCCGAGGCCAAACGGGCATCGACGGCCCTGCGGACGCGGCTTCATGGCCTGTTACAGGCCACGACAGTCAGCCGGACCCACGGGGCACGGAGCGGGAGACTCGACCCACGCAGGCTCCACCGCATCGCCACGGATGACGCCCGTGTCTTCATGCGCAAGGGAACGCGCGTCGGCATCAACACCGCCGTGCATCTGCTCCTCGACTGCTCCGGGTCCATGACCCCTAACATCAGGCTGGCCAGCACAGCTTGCCATGCCGTGGCCTCGGCCCTTGAGACCGTCGGCATCAACGTGGCCATCACCGCTTTTCCGGCCAGCCATGACCCGACATCAACGGAACAGAAAACCGTGGGCCGTCTGGTGCGGCACGGCCAGAAGGTACACCCGCGGCTGAAGGTGGCAGCCGTGGGGACCACCCCACTGGCCGAGTCCCTGTGGTGGGTGATGCAGGAAATGCTTCCCCTGCGTGAGGCTCGCAAGCTCATCCTGCTGCTGACCGATGGCGACCCCGATACGCCGACATGCGCCCTGGAAGCCATTCGGCACGCCGAACGGCTGGGATTCGAGGTCTACGCCATCGGCATCGGCGCGGTGAACATCCTGCAGCACCTGCCGGGACGGCACCGGACGATCAACACCATGGCCGAACTTGTCCCGGCGATGTTCGGCCTGCTCCAAGGCGCGCTGGTCGGAAGGCACCGAGCATGA
- a CDS encoding AAA family ATPase, giving the protein MPHTDSGLHALQPVDLDAGAVFSGTPSGRMIKGYPQPSTYTPKADPDYIFHETTRDIVVWLMTASDPLYVFGPTGSGKSSAIRQLAARLNYPVFEVTGHGRLEFPDLVGHLSVHQGSMEFRYGPLALAMKHGGLFLLNELDLLEPATATGLNGILDGQPLCIPENGGELVTPHPMFRFAATANTNGGSDETGLYQGTLRQNLAFLDRFWLYEMGYPEPAAEERLLERIAPQLPAPLRRTMIDYANEVRRLFMGESGTAHGASIEVTFSTRTLIRWADLTQRFQPLARQGIQPVAYALDRTLGFKATRETRTLLHEIAQRMFPTGE; this is encoded by the coding sequence ATGCCCCATACCGATTCGGGCCTGCACGCGTTGCAGCCCGTCGATCTCGACGCTGGCGCCGTGTTCAGCGGCACCCCGTCGGGCCGCATGATCAAGGGCTACCCCCAGCCCTCGACGTACACCCCCAAGGCCGACCCCGACTACATCTTCCACGAGACCACGCGCGACATCGTGGTCTGGCTGATGACCGCATCCGACCCGCTCTACGTGTTCGGCCCCACCGGCAGCGGGAAGTCCAGCGCCATCCGGCAACTGGCCGCCCGGCTCAACTACCCGGTGTTCGAGGTCACCGGGCACGGCAGGCTGGAGTTCCCCGACCTCGTGGGGCACCTTTCCGTGCATCAGGGTTCCATGGAATTCCGGTACGGACCGCTGGCGTTGGCCATGAAGCATGGCGGGCTCTTCCTGCTCAACGAACTGGACCTGCTGGAACCCGCCACGGCCACGGGGCTCAACGGCATACTCGACGGCCAGCCCCTGTGCATCCCGGAGAATGGCGGTGAACTGGTCACGCCGCACCCCATGTTCCGGTTCGCGGCCACGGCCAACACCAACGGCGGTTCCGACGAAACGGGCCTTTACCAGGGCACCTTACGCCAGAACCTCGCGTTTCTCGACCGGTTCTGGCTGTACGAGATGGGTTACCCCGAACCCGCAGCGGAGGAACGGCTGCTGGAGCGTATCGCGCCGCAACTCCCTGCCCCCCTGCGGCGCACCATGATCGACTACGCCAACGAGGTTCGGCGCCTGTTCATGGGCGAATCGGGCACGGCGCATGGCGCCTCCATCGAGGTGACCTTCTCCACCCGTACCTTGATTCGCTGGGCCGACCTGACCCAGCGGTTCCAGCCGCTCGCCCGGCAGGGCATCCAGCCCGTGGCATACGCCCTCGACCGGACTCTCGGCTTCAAGGCCACTCGCGAAACCCGAACGCTGCTCCACGAGATCGCCCAGCGCATGTTCCCCACGGGGGAGTGA
- a CDS encoding DUF499 domain-containing protein: MLGLKLRDEFLGTHMPGTAISLRTSDNQGAAQKSPDHILSITYPTADVQTALKAISAKKSGRPIVLMGDRGRGKSHIMAVMHHGIQSPEVVESWLKDWGNKVGSDELKNAEMLKGYVPISEPVHNHEYPLLWDLLFDRHPKGQYYRGQFESMTQPFPPRTLLEKMFEDQPTCLILDEFQTWYTGLPDKDPKTGLLLKQYAFNFVQILSEIAKDRPEILIFVISVLNNQNDAFQQVHRQGPVIIDFRGPSAKQDRQKLLLHRLFENRRNIPESDIITTSGAYATERFRLLHTNKSEAEKERVQQEAFACWPFSPELLDLLEDHILLSSAAQETRDLIRILAQVFRSRGDLVPVITPADFFVDGDSDEVQTLVDSIAVQAGQEKLRQIAQRNLEAVRDSGVNVPNARELVSTIWMRSMSPGKNAGGTPAILHLDITRGAAIDDNSFQAELALLIENSVNIHGDEVPGGPLWFGVNENPRSKVRACAKNNKLWDIGAVPTAGQTVYPGKDVQHVRNTLRHILVPETTSPPSRVIILGPNWKTDPWSDVDEADRPAKWDRPVLLVVPDQIEGGPIGINTTLGAWLAKHVQKRRNTVRFLLPAADTQSLFSDDELIYSARCSFLCSREGWGSDTTYRALHQDFDRPLRASLKSRFNRFAVLRKWDFQQPQNCTFEIEKITEQGGDIPTAVEAKILSDLFDQTEFKQFVLKRAKDSDFVGSMMDDLTEPPPPNAGEAIPFLGETKIYEFVLDIAASGDLVLNVSGTWIGRRSEDATDEDALRYIRGKAFRTGQEMRQIQLGLPGAVGGGTVTVPNPPPGGTTQPGTGGPIPPAGGGTGTPYPPTTSGGGGTIGETGEPGDTAGTGGVIPPELIPAIKTNKAEEPATGINLSGCFETWGVPTSQAIETARIEFSGLTAQQIKQILQRIPSTFKATLEIAYKDGGEQ, translated from the coding sequence ATGCTCGGGTTAAAACTAAGAGACGAGTTTCTCGGGACGCACATGCCCGGGACCGCAATTTCACTTCGCACGAGTGATAACCAGGGGGCGGCTCAAAAATCCCCGGATCACATTCTTTCCATCACGTATCCTACTGCAGATGTCCAGACGGCATTGAAGGCGATCAGCGCCAAGAAATCTGGACGCCCTATCGTCCTGATGGGTGATCGCGGGCGTGGTAAATCGCACATCATGGCGGTGATGCATCACGGCATTCAGTCTCCTGAAGTCGTTGAGTCGTGGCTCAAGGATTGGGGAAACAAGGTCGGCAGCGACGAGCTGAAAAATGCCGAAATGCTTAAAGGGTATGTGCCGATCTCTGAGCCGGTTCATAACCATGAGTACCCGCTGCTCTGGGACCTCCTCTTTGATCGACACCCAAAGGGCCAGTATTACCGTGGCCAATTTGAGAGTATGACCCAGCCGTTCCCGCCTCGGACGTTGCTGGAAAAGATGTTCGAGGACCAGCCAACCTGTCTTATCTTGGACGAATTTCAGACCTGGTATACAGGGCTGCCGGACAAAGATCCCAAGACAGGGCTTCTTCTCAAGCAGTACGCTTTCAATTTCGTACAGATTCTTTCCGAGATCGCAAAGGATCGGCCAGAGATCCTCATCTTCGTCATCTCGGTGTTGAACAACCAAAACGACGCCTTTCAGCAGGTCCATCGGCAAGGGCCGGTTATCATCGATTTCCGAGGTCCATCGGCAAAGCAGGACCGCCAGAAACTTCTCCTGCATCGTCTCTTTGAAAATCGTCGAAATATTCCGGAATCGGACATCATCACCACAAGCGGTGCCTATGCGACCGAAAGATTTCGGTTGTTGCACACGAACAAATCGGAAGCGGAAAAAGAGCGGGTTCAACAAGAGGCATTCGCCTGCTGGCCTTTTAGCCCGGAACTTCTGGACCTCCTTGAAGACCACATCCTTTTGTCTTCCGCAGCGCAGGAGACTCGCGACCTTATCCGTATTCTTGCTCAGGTTTTCAGAAGTCGCGGCGATTTGGTTCCGGTCATCACGCCTGCAGATTTCTTTGTCGATGGGGATTCCGATGAGGTTCAGACCCTTGTTGACTCGATAGCTGTCCAAGCCGGGCAAGAAAAGCTGCGGCAAATCGCCCAGCGCAACCTTGAGGCTGTTCGTGACTCCGGCGTCAACGTACCTAATGCCCGAGAGTTGGTAAGCACCATCTGGATGCGCTCGATGTCCCCAGGGAAAAATGCCGGAGGCACACCGGCAATCCTGCATCTGGATATCACCAGGGGAGCGGCCATTGACGATAATTCTTTTCAAGCCGAACTGGCGCTGCTCATTGAAAACAGCGTCAATATCCATGGCGACGAAGTCCCGGGGGGGCCGCTTTGGTTCGGCGTGAATGAAAACCCTCGCTCCAAGGTTCGCGCCTGTGCGAAGAACAACAAACTCTGGGATATCGGGGCCGTGCCAACAGCGGGCCAGACCGTTTACCCGGGTAAAGATGTGCAACATGTCCGGAATACCCTGCGGCACATTTTGGTTCCTGAGACCACCTCGCCGCCTTCTCGGGTCATAATTCTTGGCCCTAATTGGAAAACCGATCCCTGGAGCGATGTGGATGAGGCCGATAGACCGGCAAAATGGGATAGACCTGTGCTGCTGGTTGTTCCCGACCAGATCGAAGGCGGCCCAATAGGTATCAACACCACCTTGGGAGCCTGGTTGGCCAAGCATGTTCAGAAAAGGCGCAACACCGTTCGCTTCCTGCTTCCAGCCGCTGACACACAGAGCCTCTTTTCTGATGACGAGCTTATCTATTCGGCCAGGTGCAGCTTCCTCTGCTCCCGGGAGGGATGGGGCTCGGACACAACCTATCGCGCCTTGCATCAGGATTTCGACCGCCCACTGCGAGCTTCGCTGAAATCCAGATTCAACCGGTTCGCCGTGCTGCGCAAATGGGATTTTCAGCAGCCGCAGAACTGCACTTTCGAGATCGAAAAGATAACCGAGCAAGGTGGAGATATCCCGACGGCGGTTGAGGCAAAGATTCTGTCCGATCTTTTCGACCAGACCGAATTCAAGCAGTTTGTCCTGAAACGGGCCAAGGATTCAGATTTTGTCGGCTCCATGATGGATGACCTCACCGAACCGCCGCCACCGAATGCCGGAGAAGCGATTCCCTTCCTCGGCGAAACGAAGATCTATGAATTCGTATTGGATATTGCCGCCTCTGGCGACCTTGTGCTCAATGTGAGCGGCACCTGGATCGGCCGACGTTCGGAAGACGCCACCGATGAAGATGCCCTGCGCTATATACGTGGCAAGGCGTTCAGAACCGGCCAGGAGATGAGGCAGATTCAGCTCGGCCTTCCCGGGGCAGTAGGCGGAGGCACTGTCACTGTTCCCAATCCTCCCCCAGGTGGCACCACGCAGCCAGGAACTGGTGGACCCATCCCCCCGGCGGGTGGTGGTACTGGCACGCCATATCCTCCGACTACTTCCGGTGGAGGCGGAACCATAGGTGAGACTGGTGAACCGGGGGACACGGCCGGTACCGGCGGGGTTATTCCTCCCGAACTAATCCCGGCCATCAAGACCAACAAAGCAGAAGAACCCGCCACCGGAATTAACCTCTCCGGCTGTTTCGAAACCTGGGGTGTACCCACAAGTCAGGCCATCGAAACGGCGAGGATTGAGTTCTCTGGACTGACGGCCCAGCAGATCAAACAGATTCTGCAGCGGATTCCGTCCACCTTCAAAGCGACCCTTGAGATTGCCTACAAAGATGGAGGGGAGCAATGA
- a CDS encoding site-specific integrase: MLTDSAVKKFIREAHPVFVPDGDGGRGEGRLYLRISPRKNGVAAEWYLQWFDAASKKRRMKLGRVARPGEEDGQTGVALTLRQARLRRVEMGDLVKKGLDPKMELARQAALDERRRAAEDALLARELRESVTLEAYWPQYLETAARKKQPQSLDKEISHYRKWLHPYLGSMSIKDIDLDTWDYFLNIMTRAGLSPRTRQYVCLTLRQLLSHAFARKVISTAPPSGKIIGAAHNSDESRRTRVLSQRELTAILDRLREWCVQDYRFTLFCALTGCRASEAFNLKWAAVDIGLPAVTFYQTKNGDSRTLPISNSLVEMLREIGPRGPSEHVFLSRSGNPYCEAPCSYKAAVHDLGLNEGRAVHDRVVFHTLRHTAATRMAQSGIPLRDLMDVGGWKTAAMALRYQHSEDKVKKHAMSVLESVLAPSEAKVISFSSARGA, from the coding sequence TTGCTGACAGACAGTGCTGTGAAAAAATTCATCCGTGAAGCACATCCTGTTTTTGTTCCCGATGGTGATGGGGGAAGAGGGGAAGGCAGGCTGTATCTTCGTATTAGCCCCCGGAAAAATGGAGTTGCCGCAGAATGGTATCTGCAGTGGTTTGATGCGGCAAGCAAGAAACGGAGAATGAAACTGGGGAGGGTCGCACGACCGGGAGAAGAGGACGGGCAGACTGGCGTTGCCCTGACCTTGCGGCAAGCCCGTTTGCGGCGTGTCGAGATGGGGGACCTGGTCAAAAAAGGACTGGATCCGAAGATGGAATTGGCGCGACAGGCGGCGTTGGATGAGCGTAGGCGAGCGGCAGAAGATGCCTTGCTTGCGCGGGAACTACGAGAGTCAGTTACCCTTGAGGCGTACTGGCCGCAGTATCTGGAAACCGCTGCACGGAAGAAACAACCCCAAAGTCTCGACAAAGAAATATCCCACTACAGAAAGTGGTTGCATCCATATTTGGGCTCCATGTCGATTAAGGACATTGACCTGGATACATGGGATTATTTTCTCAACATCATGACGCGTGCGGGGTTATCCCCCCGTACGCGCCAATACGTATGTTTGACGCTTCGGCAATTACTCAGCCACGCGTTCGCGCGCAAGGTGATCAGTACAGCGCCACCGAGCGGGAAAATCATTGGAGCAGCGCATAACAGTGATGAAAGCAGGCGTACCCGAGTACTTTCGCAACGAGAACTGACCGCCATTTTGGACAGGTTACGCGAATGGTGTGTTCAAGACTACCGTTTCACACTTTTTTGCGCGCTTACTGGGTGCCGGGCGAGTGAGGCATTTAATCTAAAATGGGCGGCGGTGGACATAGGACTCCCCGCAGTCACCTTCTACCAGACCAAGAATGGGGATAGCCGCACGTTACCGATTTCGAATAGCCTCGTCGAGATGCTCAGGGAGATTGGCCCAAGAGGGCCTTCTGAACATGTATTCTTAAGTCGTTCAGGGAACCCGTACTGTGAAGCCCCTTGCTCCTATAAGGCAGCGGTTCATGATCTCGGCCTGAACGAAGGGAGGGCGGTGCATGATCGCGTGGTCTTCCATACGCTGAGGCATACGGCAGCCACCCGTATGGCGCAGTCTGGCATTCCACTGCGTGACCTCATGGATGTTGGCGGATGGAAAACAGCAGCGATGGCGTTGCGCTATCAGCATAGCGAAGACAAGGTGAAGAAACACGCCATGTCCGTTCTCGAAAGTGTACTCGCCCCCTCAGAGGCAAAGGTGATCTCCTTCAGTTCGGCCCGCGGGGCGTAG
- a CDS encoding Fic family protein codes for MTTPSPTPPIDFAQLDALKERLDLHRPLPPDMVADLRADMVLRYTFHSNAIEGNTLTLMETKVVLEDGVTIGGKSMREHLEAINHREAIGFLEEVVRDGRGLNERTLKDLHQLVLRGIADDAGRYRTRNVIISGAGHTPPDALHVQERMDAFFRWYADAAARLHPVGLAARVHADFVVIHPFTDGNGRTARLLMNLELMRAGFPTVIIPVEQRAAYYENLDAIGVRGDYAPFLAQIGALVAASFEPYWRLLGTAA; via the coding sequence ATGACAACGCCATCGCCCACACCGCCCATCGACTTCGCCCAACTCGACGCCCTCAAGGAGCGGCTCGACCTGCATCGCCCGCTGCCGCCCGACATGGTGGCCGACCTGCGGGCGGACATGGTGCTGCGGTATACCTTCCATTCCAACGCCATCGAGGGGAACACACTGACCCTCATGGAAACCAAGGTGGTGCTGGAAGACGGGGTGACCATCGGCGGCAAGTCCATGCGCGAACACCTTGAAGCCATCAACCACAGGGAAGCCATCGGCTTTCTGGAAGAGGTGGTGCGAGACGGACGCGGACTGAACGAACGTACCCTGAAGGATCTGCACCAACTTGTGCTCCGGGGCATTGCCGATGACGCGGGCCGCTACCGGACCCGCAACGTCATCATCTCCGGCGCGGGGCACACCCCGCCCGATGCCTTGCACGTGCAGGAGCGCATGGACGCCTTCTTCCGGTGGTACGCGGATGCGGCGGCGCGCCTGCACCCCGTGGGACTGGCCGCACGCGTCCATGCCGACTTCGTGGTGATCCACCCGTTCACCGACGGTAACGGGCGCACCGCCCGGCTGCTGATGAACCTTGAACTGATGCGGGCCGGGTTCCCCACGGTGATCATCCCGGTGGAACAGCGAGCCGCGTACTACGAGAACCTTGACGCCATCGGGGTGCGCGGCGACTACGCCCCCTTCCTTGCGCAGATCGGCGCGCTGGTGGCGGCCAGCTTCGAACCGTACTGGCGACTGCTCGGCACAGCCGCCTGA